One window of Nakaseomyces glabratus chromosome A, complete sequence genomic DNA carries:
- the PLC1 gene encoding phosphatidylinositol phospholipase C (CAGL0A01177g~Ortholog(s) have phosphatidylinositol phospholipase C activity), producing the protein MKVSDGSKEVVCRERKLSSESRTSSESFSFLRRSNSSRSLLDDILSSSSSTSVKKNLKSVKKMAPFLNYKDLGESIGAITYPYSMAPWVPNLLEVDNSGIKLDSDLERVMGVMREGVVLKKVTRKKQREYMFKLEKNKYITWKDGLKKLNLDSIKSIRPGELGSNYREEYNVDASYSKYWVTIIYKVSNKLKALHVIARDESDYNVFCSLVFGLVRTRRELMESLAVPDHDKFADIHWNRALSRNPDEKAEEVLGFEDVRQMCQRFHIYCSAGYLRRFFDAADTNNSGTLSFEEFQVFVKLLKARKEIDDVWQEAVGLHEDKLTFDTFYKFLTEIQRERMDEDEARHLYERYETAGGGINKQGFEKYLTTSPYMLPNNEDYSRPMNQYYIASSHNTYLTGKQIGGAPSVEGYIQALQQGCRSVEIDMWDGESSPVVCHGVLTSALPLSSVTQIIRKYAFITSPYPLIISMEVRCNSKNQRIAASIFKDTFGDLLYTCEDRSELPSPLELRHRILLKIKKTKTVIGDCHSDKSMNVVVSSSSSSRSSYDESTAMTKTGSRIRRLSFSKRQVAIVDELYELAGLRGVKFRNFSLPESKTLYHCFSLDERRLDKMLGDAQVAAAVDKHNRRHMMRVYPHALRYRSTNFEDPVRFWRLGVQMVATNWQTNDVGHQLNVAMFQLNTRNQQQMPSGYVLKPGWLARPPSKRRRERCGAVLRVTFEVISAQLLPNLSESTETKSQAASIGAAETEDPYYTQVTCEMFSCGSTVEKSSKCHENGFSPVWRSALSQDVRRDEYPFVFVRVVVRRCEEVVATTCVRVCQLREGYRHIPLCSPDGEQYVFSTLFVRYRVTV; encoded by the coding sequence ATGAAGGTGAGTGATGGTTCAAAGGAAGTAGTATGTCGGGAGAGAAAGTTGTCGAGTGAATCTCGAACCAGTAGTGAGTCCTTTTCGTTTTTACGGCGGAGCAATTCCTCGAGATCTTTGCTGGATGATATCTTGAGTTCATCAAGTAGCACAAGTGTGAAAAAGAATCTAAAGTCTGTGAAGAAGATGGCTCCATTTCTGAACTATAAGGACCTAGGAGAAAGTATAGGTGCGATAACTTACCCGTACTCGATGGCTCCTTGGGTTCCTAACCTTTTAGAAGTTGATAACTCTGGAATCAAGCTCGATTCAGATCTGGAGAGAGTCATGGGAGTGATGAGGGAAGGTGTggttttgaagaaagtgaCCAGgaaaaaacaaagagaGTACATGTTTAAACTAGAGAAGAATAAGTATATTACGTGGAAAGATGGTCTCAAGAAACTTAACCTAGACTCAATCAAGAGCATACGGCCCGGTGAACTCGGAAGCAACTACAGGGAAGAGTATAATGTCGATGCAAGTTACAGCAAGTACTGGGTAACCATCATTTACAAAGTGTCCAACAAGTTGAAGGCGCTCCATGTCATTGCTAGGGATGAGAGCGACTATAACGTATTCTGTTCGTTGGTTTTTGGGCTAGTGAGGACCAGGAGAGAGTTGATGGAGAGTCTGGCGGTTCCGGACCACGACAAGTTTGCCGACATACATTGGAACCGGGCGTTATCACGCAATCCTGATGAGAAAGCTGAGGAGGTGCTGGGATTTGAAGATGTACGGCAAATGTGCCAGCGGTTCCACATATACTGCTCTGCGGGATACCTTAGGCGATTCTTCGATGCTGCAGATACCAACAATAGTGGGACACTGAGTTTTGAAGAATTCCAAGTGTTTgtaaaattattgaaagcACGCAAAGAGATCGATGATGTATGGCAAGAAGCGGTTGGTTTACACGAAGACAAGCTGACTTTTGATACTTTCTACAAGTTTCTAACCGAGATCCAACGAGAGAGGatggatgaagatgaggcACGACACCTGTACGAGCGGTATGAGACTGCTGGTGGAGGCATCAACAAGCAAGGGTTTGAGAAGTACCTCACTACCTCCCCGTACATGCTACCCAACAATGAGGACTACAGTAGGCCTATGAACCAGTATTACATAGCGTCCTCGCATAACACATATCTCACTGGCAAGCAAATAGGTGGGGCACCATCAGTAGAGGGGTATATACAGGCATTACAGCAAGGGTGTCGCAGTGTTGAGATTGATATGTGGGACGGCGAGAGCAGTCCCGTTGTGTGCCATGGGGTGCTAACCTCTGCGTTGCCGCTGAGTTCCGTGACGCAGATCATTCGCAAGTACGCGTTCATCACCTCGCCTTACCCGCTGATAATCTCCATGGAAGTGCGATGCAACAGCAAGAACCAGAGGATCGCAGCGAGTATATTCAAGGACACATTTGGGGATTTGCTATATACGTGCGAGGACCGCAGCGAGCTGCCCTCGCCCTTGGAGCTGCGGCACCGCATACTGTTGAAGATCAAgaagaccaagactgtCATTGGCGACTGCCACAGCGACAAGTCTATGAATGTAGTGGTGTCGTCGTCGTCGTCTTCGCGGTCATCCTATGACGAGAGCACTGCTATGACAAAGACGGGCTCGCGGATTCGGCGGCTGAGCTTCAGCAAGCGGCAGGTAGCGATTGTGGACGAGCTGTACGAGCTAGCGGGCCTCCGGGGCGTGAAGTTCCGGAACTTCTCCCTGCCGGAGTCCAAGACGCTATACCACTGCTTCTCGCTGGACGAGCGGCGGCTCGACAAGATGCTCGGGGACGCGCAGGTAGCCGCGGCAGTGGACAAGCACAACCGCCGGCACATGATGCGGGTGTACCCGCACGCGCTGCGGTACCGCTCGACCAACTTCGAGGACCCCGTGCGGTTCTGGCGGCTGGGCGTGCAGATGGTGGCCACGAACTGGCAGACGAACGACGTGGGCCACCAGCTCAACGTGGCGATGTTCCAGCTGAACACGCGGAACCAGCAGCAGATGCCCTCTGGCTACGTGCTGAAACCGGGCTGGCTTGCGCGCCCGCCGAGCAAGCGGAGGCGCGAGCGTTGTGGTGCGGTGCTGCGCGTCACATTCGAAGTGATCAGCGCACAGTTGCTCCCCAACCTGTCTGAGAGCACGGAGACGAAGAGCCAGGCGGCTAGTATCGGTGCCGCCGAGACGGAGGACCCGTACTACACGCAGGTCACATGCGAGATGTTCAGCTGTGGCAGCACAGTGGAGAAGAGCAGCAAGTGCCACGAGAACGGGTTCAGTCCCGTGTGGCGGAGTGCGCTGTCGCAGGACGTGCGGCGGGATGAGTACCCGTTCGTGTTTGTGCGCGTTGTTGTGAGGCGGTGCGAAGAGGTTGTTGCCACGACGTGTGTGCGCGTGTGCCAGCTGCGCGAGGGCTACAGACACATCCCGCTGTGCAGCCCCGACGGCGAGCAGTACGTGTTTTCCACGCTTTTCGTGCGCTACCGCGTCACCGTGTAA
- a CDS encoding uncharacterized protein (CAGL0A01193g~Ortholog(s) have ubiquitin-protein transferase inhibitor activity, role in negative regulation of ubiquitin-protein ligase activity involved in mitotic cell cycle and cytoplasm, nucleus localization): protein MRVTKVRSPVKVYEESRETRQRVLSSVKARLELHDDKENITQNITQNITKSSTLNSATHNCTTANGSPKTTTRRTSLPLRPLDTSRHKGYLHDLRRDTVRALQ from the coding sequence ATGAGAGTCACTAAAGTTAGGTCACCTGTGAAGGTATACGAGGAGAGCCGTGAGACGAGGCAGCGGGTTCTGTCTAGCGTCAAGGCCAGGCTGGAACTGCACGACGACAAAGAGAACATCACACAGAACATCACACAGAACATCACAAAAAGTAGCACTCTTAACAGTGCCACACACAACTGTACAACCGCCAATGGCTCGCCCAAGACTACAACACGTAGGACGAGCCTGCCGCTGAGGCCGCTTGACACATCGAGGCACAAGGGGTACCTGCACGACCTGCGAAGAGACACTGTGCGGGCACTACAGTAA
- the DIP5 gene encoding dicarboxylic amino acid permease (CAGL0A01199g~Putative dicarboxylic amino acid permease) → MTTTLSVPPVFSENHSMVSLGASDSRGHHLTEHTHHEHHVNHVNHDKKDGLDINDMDNLSTVSSRLEDSEKQDDYMDDGKDEHTRLRKDLKARHISMIAIGGSIGTGLLIGTGNSLYTAGPMSMFIAYAFVGVLVFFTMAALGEMASYIPLDGFTSYASRYCDPALGFAVGYAYLCKYLILPPNQLTAAALVIQYWLDREQVNPGVWITIFLVIIVAMNFIGVKFFGEFEFWLSTFKVIVMIGLIILLFVIMLGGGPTHDRLGFRFYDHPGAFKPYSKSIDGSKGKFVAFVAVLVYALFAYLGIELTGIVAAEAANPRKSIPKAIKLTMYRIIVFYLVTIFLLGMCVAYDDPLLKKAKTSGTGAAASPYVVAIINSGIKALPHIFNACVLMFVFSACNSDLYVASRTLYGLAIDNKAPKIFAVTNRWGVPYYSLLMSSCFCLLAYMSVSSGSAKIFNYFVNVVSIFGLLSWISILITYLCFFRAVKAQNVDRSRFAYRAPFQPYGSYFTLAFCILIAFIKNFTVFLNHHFDYKNFITGYIGIPVFVISYFGYKFVKKTKIWKPEEVDLYTFKAAIDEEEEQGKIADAERRERLKNSKTKGWDWFYEKVLGNIF, encoded by the coding sequence ATGACTACCACGCTGTCTGTACCACCTGTGTTCTCTGAGAACCACTCGATGGTCTCGCTGGGCGCCTCTGACTCGCGCGGGCACCACTTGACTGAACACACTCACCATGAACACCATGTGAACCACGTTAACCACGACAAGAAGGACGGTCTGGACATCAACGACATGGACAACCTGTCCACGGTCTCGTCCCGTCTGGAGGACTCTGAGAAGCAAGACGACTACATggacgatggtaaggacgAGCACACCAGACTGCGCAAGGACCTGAAGGCGCGCCACATCTCCATGATCGCCATCGGTGGCTCCATCGGTACGGGTCTGCTGATCGGTACTGGTAACTCATTGTATACGGCTGGCCCCATGTCGATGTTTATCGCCTACGCCTTCGTTGGTGTGCTGGTGTTCTTCACCATGGCCGCCCTGGGAGAGATGGCCTCTTACATCCCACTAGATGGTTTCACCAGTTACGCCTCCAGATACTGTGACCCAGCTCTGGGTTTCGCCGTCGGCTACGCATACTTGTGTAAGTACCTGATCTTGCCTCCAAACCAATTGACCGCTGCAGCTCTGGTTATCCAATACTGGCTAGACCGTGAGCAGGTCAACCCTGGTGTATGGATCACCATCTTCCTTGTTATCATCGTCGCCATGAACTTCATCGGTGTCAAATTCTTCGGTGAATTCGAGTTCTGGCTATCCACTTTCAAAGTCATCGTCATGATCGGTCTGATCATCTTGCTGTTTGTGATCATGCTTGGTGGTGGCCCAACCCACGACCGTTTGGGTTTCAGATTCTACGACCATCCAGGTGCCTTCAAACCATACTCAAAGTCCATCGACGGCTCCAAGGGTAAGTTCGTCGCCTTCGTCGCCGTGCTAGTTTACGCCTTGTTCGCCTACTTGGGTATTGAATTGACTGGTATCGTCGCCGCAGAAGCAGCAAACCCAAGAAAGTCCATTCCAAAGGCCATCAAACTAACAATGTACCGTATCATCGTCTTCTATTTGGTCACCATCTTCCTGCTAGGTATGTGTGTCGCATACGATGACCCATTGCTAAAGAAGGCCAAGACCTCAGGTACTGGTGCTGCTGCTTCTCCATACGTTGTCGCTATTATCAACTCCGGTATCAAGGCCCTACCTCACATCTTCAACGCCTGTGTGCTAATGTTTGTCTTCAGTGCATGTAACTCTGACTTGTACGTCGCTTCCAGAACCCTTTACGGTTTGGCAATCGACAACAAGGCTCCAAAGATATTCGCCGTCACCAACAGATGGGGTGTGCCATACTACTCGCTTCTAATGAGTTCCTGCTTCTGTCTATTGGCATACATGAGTGTCTCCTCCGGTTCCGCCAAGATCTTCAACTACTTCGTTAATGTTGTCTCCATCTTCGGTCTATTAAGTTGGATCAGTATCTTGATCACCTACCTTTGCTTCTTCAGAGCTGTCAAGGCCCAAAATGTCGACAGATCCAGATTCGCTTACCGTGCTCCATTCCAACCATACGGTTCTTACTTCACTCTAGCTTTCTGTATTTTGATTGCCTTCATTAAGAACTTCACCGTCTTCTTGAACCACCACTTCGACTACAAGAATTTCATCACTGGTTACATCGGTATCCCAGTGTTCGTGATCTCTTACTTCGGCTACAAATTCGTTAAGAAGACTAAGATCTGGAAGCCAGAGGAAGTCGATCTATACACTTTCAAGGCTGCCatcgatgaagaagaagaacaaggtAAGATCGCTGACGCTGAAAGGAGAGAAAGATTGAAGAACAGTAAGACTAAGGGATGGGACTGGTTCTACGAAAAGGTCCTTGGTAACATCTTCTGA
- a CDS encoding aquaporin family protein (CAGL0A01221g~Has domain(s) with predicted transporter activity, role in transport and membrane localization) has translation MDSDLEIQNKTQVEHVDKMGDSDVPESVSNSANMLRSRFNIGPDSVRNHVIAFMGELCGTFMFLWCAYVIANIANHDVSLKDSPPHGSHPGQLIMIALGFGFSVMFSIWCFVGVSGGALNPAVSLSLALARAITPTRCVVMWIAQILGGMAAGGAASAMTPGPVKFDNGLGLGCSRTRGLFLEMFGTAILCLTVLMTAVEKGESNFMCALPIGISLFIGHLALTAYTGTGVNPARSFGAALAKRYFPHYHWIYWIGPLLGAILAWFVWQVLQWLDYANYVAREKEAAEKAKTH, from the coding sequence ATGGACTCTGATTTGGAAATTCAAAACAAGACACAGGTCGAACATGTCGACAAGATGGGGGACTCAGATGTTCCTGAATCTGTTTCCAACAGCGCTAACATGCTGAGGTCAAGATTCAATATTGGCCCAGACTCTGTTAGAAACCACGTGATCGCATTTATGGGTGAGTTATGCGGTACTTTCATGTTCTTGTGGTGTGCCTATGTTATTGCTAACATTGCTAACCATGATGTCTCTTTAAAGGACAGTCCACCACATGGTTCTCACCCAGGTCAATTGATCATGATTGCCTTGGGTTTCGGTTTTTCCGTTATGTTTTCTATTTGGTGTTTCGTCGGTGTCTCCGGTGGTGCACTTAACCCAGCTGTCTCTCTATCCTTAGCCTTGGCCAGAGCTATCACCCCAACCAGATGTGTTGTCATGTGGATTGCTCAAATACTTGGTGGTATGGctgctggtggtgctgCTTCTGCTATGACTCCAGGTCCAGTCAAGTTCGACAACGGTCTAGGGCTAGGCTGTTCTAGAACCAGAGGTTTGTTTTTGGAAATGTTCGGTACCGCTATTCTATGTCTAACTGTCTTAATGACTGCCGTTGAAAAGGGTGAATCTAACTTTATGTGTGCTCTTCCAATTGGTATTTCTCTATTTATCGGCCATCTTGCCCTAACCGCCTACACTGGTACCGGTGTCAACCCAGCTAGATCTTTTGGTGCTGCTCTAGCTAAGAGATATTTCCCACACTACCACTGGATCTACTGGATTGGTCCATTATTGGGTGCTATCTTGGCTTGGTTTGTCTGGCAAGTTCTACAATGGCTAGACTACGCTAACTATGTTGCCAGAGAGAAGGAGGCCGCTGAAAAGGCCAAGACCCATTAA
- the GIT1 gene encoding Git1p (CAGL0A01243g~Has domain(s) with predicted transmembrane transporter activity, role in transmembrane transport and integral component of membrane localization): MSKHLRNPVLRDIPTSASEWKYAICGRHKHEIYPIGASKANDDNHDNDNDNDNDSTEHKKGFQKYWPIITTGAGLFSDGYINNSISTVSTCLSLLYGKEYSESHAIRNISSIVFAGTVCGMLIFGYLADHHSRKFSMLLGTSMLILFTILCAGAWGKGTTNTHAGGLFAALTAYRFFLGIAIGSEYSSSSPAAAEASNLLPRGKRNRYFIWFTNTMIDFGFVIGAFVPLVLLWICGSHHLTPVWRITIGLGAIPPCSLFVLRLFYKEGKKFRETRFNRKVPVWRIIKFYWFRVAIVSIIWFLYDFSSYAFGTYSSIIIGLVLPKDAPLYKNFGWNVVFNLFYMPGSIVGALLSDYFGPRLVISVGLIVQAAIGFALAGSLDHLKRHIVGFVFMYGVFITLGELSAGNNMGVVASKVNATPVRATLYGVAAMIGKVGAFVGTYVFPSLIKNHGLSSPYYVSSALCCFSALLAFLFLPDLDQDAMKREDDKFMEYLASTGYDLSTMGIQTDDESELSTISVKNSEINEKAFDK; this comes from the coding sequence ATGTCCAAGCATCTTAGAAACCCTGTACTGAGAGATATCCCCACTTCTGCCAGCGAGTGGAAGTACGCCATCTGCGGCAGACACAAGCACGAGATATACCCGATCGGTGCCAGTAAGGCCAACGATGACAACCACGACAATGACAATGACAACGACAATGACAGCACTGAGCACAAGAAGGGCTTCCAGAAGTACTGGCCCATTATCACCACGGGTGCAGGGCTGTTCTCCGACGGGTACATCAACAACTCCATCAGTACGGTCTCCACATGCCTATCGCTGCTATACGGGAAGGAATACTCCGAGTCACACGCCATCAGAAACATCTCATCAATTGTCTTCGCCGGTACCGTGTGCGGTATGCTGATCTTCGGCTATTTGGCAGACCACCACTCCCGTAAGTTCTCAATGCTGCTCGGTACATCCATGCTGATCCTGTTCACCATCCTGTGCGCTGGTGCATGGGGTAAAGGCACCACGAACACCCACGCCGGTGGCCTCTTCGCAGCGCTGACCGCTTACAGATTCTTCCTGGGTATCGCCATCGGTAGTGAGTACTCCAGTAGCTCCCCCGCCGCCGCAGAGGCCTCGAACTTGCTGCCCCGCGGTAAGCGTAACAGATACTTCATCTGGTTCACCAACACTATGATCGACTTCGGCTTCGTCATCGGAGCATTCGTCCCTCTGGTGCTCCTGTGGATCTGCGGCTCCCACCACTTGACCCCAGTCTGGAGAATCACCATCGGCCTAGGTGCCATCCCGCCTTGCTCTCTGTTCGTGCTAAGACTGTTCTACAAAGAGGGCAAGAAGTTCCGCGAAACAAGGTTTAACAGAAAAGTGCCCGTCTGGAGAATCATCAAGTTCTACTGGTTCAGAGTGGCAATCGTATCCATCATCTGGTTCCTCTATGACTTCTCCTCTTACGCTTTCGGTACCTACTCTTCCATTATCATCGGCCTAGTGCTGCCAAAGGACGCACCTTTGTACAAGAACTTCGGCTGGAACGTCGTGTTTAACTTGTTCTATATGCCAGGCTCAATCGTCGGTGCTTTGCTCTCTGACTACTTCGGCCCACGTCTAGTGATCTCCGTGGGTCTAATTGTCCAGGCAGCCATCGGTTTCGCCCTCGCCGGCTCCCTAGACCACTTAAAGAGACATATCGTCGGCTTCGTGTTCATGTACGGTGTCTTCATCACACTCGGTGAACTGTCTGCCGGTAACAACATGGGTGTCGTCGCTTCAAAGGTTAACGCCACACCAGTAAGAGCCACTCTATATGGTGTCGCCGCAATGATCGGTAAAGTAGGCGCCTTCGTTGGTACATACGTTTTCCCATCACTGATCAAGAACCACGGCCTAAGCAGCCCTTACTACGTCTCTTCTGCCCTTTGCTGTTTCTCCGCTCTGCTAGCATTCTTGTTCTTGCCTGACTTGGACCAGGACGCCATGAAGAGGGAAGACGATAAGTTCATGGAATACTTGGCATCCACCGGCTATGACTTGTCTACAATGGGTATTCAAACCGACGACGAGAGTGAATTGTCCACTATCTCCGTCAAGAACTCCGAAATTAACGAGAAGGCCTTTGACAAATAA